Proteins encoded by one window of Candidatus Eisenbacteria bacterium:
- a CDS encoding methyltransferase domain-containing protein translates to MASVTSIPMRADTAEGDASAHEPTIISSLPPPPPPIAELPTHLNQLYQHPAPRFLWDERGGLRLQVKRALNFVLRFVGRSQEAFNREVLDVLTLLMAEVRALRRWSESLAAPPGERPLDPIVQELATLRQRVAHLQALFSSEIVDAGRHRMERLGEIDSALRDIGSRIDGLASQDMALLREFREGFMSHADWITVLQRKYQGVSLEAREISQPPADWPEPRIVDPEAYARRLKDMGAAVRANLGCGEKLLPDYLNVDLRALPGVDVVADVHRLPFEAGSLDEIASSHLVEHFREHHARTRLLPYWKSLLRPDGRLRIVCPNWAVMLERVRDGQMTLQEFKLVTFGWQDYEGDDHFAMFTPETLRDLLVDVGFRHVDVLVTGRMNGMCPEMEIVARQ, encoded by the coding sequence ATGGCCTCGGTGACCTCCATCCCCATGCGGGCCGACACGGCCGAAGGCGACGCGAGCGCGCACGAGCCCACGATCATCTCGTCGCTGCCGCCGCCGCCACCACCGATCGCCGAGCTCCCGACGCACCTGAACCAGCTCTACCAGCATCCGGCGCCGCGCTTCCTGTGGGACGAGCGCGGAGGGTTGCGGCTACAGGTGAAGCGCGCGCTCAACTTCGTGCTCCGGTTCGTCGGTCGCTCCCAGGAGGCCTTCAACCGCGAGGTGCTCGACGTCCTCACGTTGCTGATGGCCGAGGTACGTGCGCTCCGCCGCTGGAGCGAATCGCTCGCGGCGCCGCCCGGAGAGCGCCCGCTCGATCCGATCGTCCAGGAGCTCGCGACGCTCCGCCAACGCGTCGCGCACCTCCAGGCGCTGTTCTCGAGCGAGATCGTGGACGCGGGACGTCACCGCATGGAGCGGCTCGGCGAGATCGACTCGGCACTGCGCGACATCGGAAGCCGCATCGACGGGCTCGCCAGCCAGGACATGGCGCTCTTGCGTGAGTTCCGCGAGGGCTTCATGAGCCACGCCGACTGGATCACGGTGCTGCAGCGAAAATACCAAGGCGTGTCGCTCGAGGCGCGCGAAATCTCCCAACCACCCGCCGACTGGCCCGAGCCGCGCATCGTCGATCCCGAGGCGTACGCGCGGCGCCTGAAGGACATGGGAGCGGCGGTGCGGGCGAACCTCGGCTGCGGCGAAAAACTGCTCCCGGACTACCTGAACGTCGACCTGCGCGCGCTGCCGGGGGTCGACGTCGTCGCCGACGTGCACCGCCTGCCCTTCGAGGCGGGCTCGCTCGACGAGATCGCTTCCTCGCATCTCGTCGAGCATTTCCGCGAGCACCACGCGCGCACCCGATTGCTCCCGTACTGGAAGAGCCTTCTTCGACCGGACGGCCGGCTCCGCATCGTGTGCCCGAACTGGGCGGTGATGCTCGAGCGCGTGCGGGACGGGCAAATGACCCTGCAGGAGTTCAAGCTCGTCACGTTCGGATGGCAGGACTACGAAGGGGACGATCACTTCGCGATGTTCACGCCGGAAACGCTGCGCGACCTCCTGGTCGACGTCGGATTCCGGCACGTGGACGTGCTCGTCACCGGCCGCATGAACGGCATGTGTCCCGAGATGGAGATCGTCGCTCGCCAGTGA